TtcattaagtccacaaaatggacgggaTCATCCTAAAGGGATGACTTATATTTAtttagtccacaaagtggacaggtTCATCCTAAGTGATAGCTTATATTTATTAAGTTCACAAGAGGATGGGTTCATCCTAAGGGTTGATCTGCAATTATTAAGTCCGAAGTAGACGGATATATTGCAAATATGTATTGTAAGGCatataatcaaaatattataaaggcCCATAAAGGGAAATGTCTACATGCAAAGCCTAGAAAGCAATAGGCAACGGTTAAATTGACGAGCTTTGTCCCCAATGAATTTGGCTTGGTCTATAGGGGCAGTCTCCCCGTTACCTTGAGGGTCGGCAACGGTGTCATCAGCGAACAACTCGTTGGTGCTTTCGGAGTAGACGGGCTAGGCTGGAGTCTAGGCCTGGGCGTTAATGGAAATATGGGACAGGTTTAGGTCTGGAAAAGAGGCCTTGACTTGACGAAAGCAGTCGTCAAAGCAGTCCACAAAAGAGCTGCCGAGCTTCGTTAGGAGGATGTCAGAGTCACGATACTCCTGTATTACATCTTATTTAGCCTGATGGAGTTGATCCTTGGCATCTTTGATTTCTCTTTCCTTGTCCTCAAGGACTTTCCTTAGCACCTCTATCTGCTTCTCCAGTTCGCCCCGAAATTGCTCCAACGTGGCAAGTTTTTTCTCCTAGACCACCTTCCATGCCTTCAGCTCCACCACCGTCACCTTTGCCTTCGCCCTTACACGATCCAACGTTGTTTCATGGGATAGACAACAGTCCATCAACCCCTTTATCATTAGCATCCCCTGTAGAGACCAAAAAAAGGTTAGAAAAGTAAGGAGACAATTTGACAGAAAGAGGAAAGGGACGGACATATTTACCTGTGCGATGCTAAAGAGAGTCGTCTCCCCCACAGCCTCGGTTGCATGATTGCTTAAGTCCTCATAATCGTTGGCTTTGATGATAGACGGAAGTTGCTCAAGTGCATACCAAGGGTCCTCACGGAGGAGGATGGGTGGTTTTTCGGTGACGGAAACTTAACCCGTCACAAGACCCTTACCCTTCCCCAAACCAGGCAAAGTAGGCGTCTTCTTTATGTCAGCCTTGACCCCGACGGCTGACTACGCCATAACTTTGGGTTTTATAGGAGGACGGTTGGTCTTCTCCGATGGTTTCCTCTTCGTGGACGGGTTGACTTGACCCATTCCCTTAGGAGGCAAGCTTCCGTATTGCTTCTTCTTCGCAGCAGCCTACTACTTTATAAAAGCTCTCCTCTTGCCTTCTTTCATTTCTACATCAAGGTAGACGGAAAGAAAGGGTTAGGTaaattacaagaaataaaaatgagaaaataaagaacGACGGACTTACGTCTGCGTGCCTGACTATTGTAGCGATGGGTAGTTTCAGTGGGTTCaggaccgtcacaataccagtggATCGTGTCCAAGGTAACAAGCTTCGCCCATGTCCTCTTTTTCAATTTAATCGtaaaaattttctccagaaaGCTCCACTGCTCCAAGGTCACCTCTGGATGGTCTCGAGCTACAAAAAGGGGATGGTTAGaccaacaacaataaataaaagacaaaatttaaacCAGACAGACACCTACCAGACGGAGGTATTATGCCCCAAGTTTTGTCTACGGACATGTACTCTTGATTGTTGGGGTGACACATCCAGTTGTCACCCTGAATGAAGAAGTACTGGTTCTTCCAGTTTCTATTGGAATCAGGAGTGTTACACACTGGCCTTAGTACAGGCTTCCTTGGTAGGAAACTATACATACCCTTAGACTGGTTGATTTCTGATAGACGGTAGCAGTGGAAGAACTCCTCCACCGTCATCCTACACTCCCCGTCACTTAAGACTCCATACAAAACTTCCGCACCAAGGAAGACTCTCAAAGCATTCAgagagatttgggtgacggcAAGCCCCATGTACTGAAGAAGATGACGGTGAAGAGCACTTAGAGGGAACCAAAGTCCCGCCTTAAACATCTTTTCATACACCTCAATGTCCTCAACGCCTTCGTAGTAACACTTTTCAGACTTGAAAGGTAAACGGATAGGGATGCCGACAAGAATTTAGTATCTCTCCCTAAAGGTCTCGAAGTGTTTTTTCTTGATGGTAGAATTGAAGTCATTTACTGTCCATAACGGGAGAAGGATAAACTCCCTAAAGCCATTAAGACCTACGACGGCCTGGATGGGAGGATCAACGTACAATACGTCTGAACTGTTTGAATCACCACCTGAACCTCCCTTCGATCCGATCATATCCACATCCTTATCCTCCACAGCAGAAGAATTGGCAGACGAAACCCTTTCATCATGGGAGGTGCCAGGGTCTTCCTGACCTGACGAATACACCTCATCGTAGCTTACTCCTTTGTGAACACATGATAGCTTACTCGATGCCTCACTAAACATCTATCACCTACACGTGACGGATAAACCCCTAAGACTCTACAGGTCTACATAGGCAACGAGCACgcaatatttaaaataaagaacaaaaagagaGCTCAGTGTAAAGCAACGAATGCTTACCAGTTGAATGATACGCAGAGGCAACGAGCACAGTGGGGCAGACGGTCACCCGAAGCAACGAAGAAGATGTTTCTGAAAAGTTGGTAGACAGTAGCGCTCTGGCTCTGAAAATTTGTTGTGGAAAGTGAAAATGAAAGGAAGGagcaacatatatatagagggaacaGTACGGAAGATGAAAGGACGCTTCGGTATGAGTAATTGACCACGAAAAATGTATCATGTGCCCCTACTGCATTAATGGCACTAGGTTAGCTTGTTAGATCAAAATGCATTTCCCAAGGGTTTAGTTAGACCGTCACTCCACGGGTTTGTCTGGAAAATAAAGCGACAGGCCTATAAAGTGAGGGGGCAACTAAAGAGGATAAGATTGAAGTAGACGGTCTTATTCAATAGAACCTGCCATGAGCGACGGTACTGAGTAGTGCATGATAAAAGTGATGGAAGAAGACGGCGGGACGCGTCCAAGGAGGATACACTCTCCATGATGGACGGATAAGAAAGCAGACGGATGCATTCATCTTCACCAAGAAACCAAAGTCggttctacactactataaaaactcaaaaccctcAGAAATCAAAGTACGCATAATTTACCCTagctctagcactctagagttgtgaaagttctctaacttaactTTCAGAGGATATTTGGCCGGTAtcacaccggtactctctataaggttttcctcttcttcttttttgtgcaGTTCTTCTCTAGAGCGTGCAAAAATTGTGTAGTTTACTaacgatttttggcatcatcataTTACATTATTTAACCAGAGGAACTTAATAGTGTTTGTtaacaaagaaaattaatagtgtaaaatttaaattttcaaatttcaatgtgTAAAATTCAAGGGAACTTAATATGGTTTGCTAACAAAGAAACTTCatagtgtaaaatttaaaatttaaaatttcaatgtgTAAAATCCGAAGTAACTTAGTAGTGTTTGCTAACAAAGAAACTTAatggtgtaaaatttaaatttcaaatttcaatgcGTAAAATTCAAGCAATTTTAGTATGTTACTTAAAAGGTTTAAAATTTATCCACTTTATACATATTGTTTggtttaacttttctttttaggttatttaaattatatataatttgtttatttatttttatagaaacaaACCACCACAATGGAGAGGAAAAGAGTCAATTTAATCctcaatggaaaaaaaaaaaaatgaaagacccgctctgtttgtttcagcatcaacattttctggaaaatggttcatttttcaaagagcattttctagaaaattatatcattttccaatgtttggtaacgaccttgaaaatgagcttgagaatgttttttggtgtttggtatgcaaatttttatttttattttttatatttcttgtgtaatttaaaacatgcgtattatataaactaactaatgtaatcaatattaaaaaaaaaaccaaggatgaatttggttttcatactaaaattttgacaatagatacaataaaaattagttatcaaattttcatgatctctactactcattttacttatatatatggacaggaacgtcccccccccccccccacacacacacacacatatatatatatatatatatatatatatatatatatatatatatatatatattaaccatttgtctatatacataaaattgacaggagaatacatctttaataagtacaaaataacaataacttttcattgtctactctttttgctagtacactaattgtctactatggtcaaccaaaagtctttaatattactcaaaatatgtatttatataatgtatctatataatatatcattactacataatatctgcataatgtatctatcaacaaaaaagattatactatgtaaaagtaatttagagccatataagcactatatttaaaattttcgtcttttacttcattcattcattctttcttcttatttattttttatatatattttttagcacttttatgtgcaaaaaaaaaacttatacatggaatccatcaaaccaaaagtttcttagagaaaaaaataaaatcaagtttgaaattcaaagtaaagaattgagattttggtaaagaggaatgaataattaccgttgcaaatatgttctcttttgcaagttggtagagaggaatgaaataattactaagcaatgaaggaaaaaaaatctactcaaagaactgtgttataaaggggaagagaaatatggagagagagtgagggagagagatctataaaagaggagagaccagagcgagtgatagtgagggtgtgaggaaagaaaaagaaaagggaaaagagaaagagtgagagtgagagagcgtactgtgagatagagattgttttccaaatttttattttggaaaacaagctataaaaaacaagccttatttttattaggattttccattgactaaagatagttttccgttgactagtttttttttttgtgctaccaaacactgaaaaatatgaaaaactatctttatagaaagttttccagcaaaacaaacagagcggaAGATAACAAAGATGAGTCGGAAGcttccaattaaattcaaaacagCCATTTTGAAACCGAGTGTCCAACTATTCGGCCATCCTCACTTTATTTGGGtcaataataattatatatgaaaaaaaaaaaaaaacgaaacaaagagagaaacaaagcATATAGCACAGGAACAGCGCcataaggcaaaaaaaaaaaaataaagtttgagGTTGGAGTTTCGAGTTTCGAGAGAGACGCAGGTAGTCATAGAGGCACACTCTGACACTGACGCAGGCACAGGCACAGCTGTTGTTATTTGCCGCTGTgcataataaaaacataaacattattaaaaacaaCATAGGATTGAGATCCCGCTTTTCTCTATATAACAACACACtctgtttgtctttttttttttttttttttttttgataggttaaGTCACTCTGTTTGTCTTTGTATAATACCGTTCATATTCATTTTGTGTCGTTTTTGGTTTCTCTGTTTACAACTTAGCAGTGGTCGGCGaggcataaaaataaaacacagtTACATGTACCCCCTTTCCAATTCCaatttcaatctctctctctctttgttgttTAATCAGACGGCCAGCATCTTCAAGGTTTGTGATCTAATGTTAATCTCCTCTACTCATTTTCTAGCTGTTTCGGTTCTGGGCCTCACTCACAATTAACAACAAGATCCACATGAACCTgtttaatcaaattaaaaagggtgtgcctttttttatttattagaaatGTTGTAGCTGGGACTCTTaaacctttttatttaatttattttttaaataactgaAAATCTCAACCATGCTGTTATTTCTTgaggtttgggttttttttttttttagctagaTTTTGCTTCTTCTAATAAATCGGGACAAAGAAAGTGTCAGACTTTCAGTTATTAGATCTAATGGAATTGGTCAAAAAAatcgttttttgtttttttttttttttttttccattctctcTGCTGATTTGTTACAGCCCCTTTTTTCCAGGGAGAGAGtaaatttctctttgtttgttttttttttgttgttgttttttttgcatttttctaaggaaaagaaaatttgcgGGAATTTTTTTAACTCCAGGGGGGTTGTTCACGTCATTTCTTTTCCAGATTGGCTTCtatttgtgtgtgtgcgtgtgtttttTTGGATGGTTTAGGTGCAGATTATTTGttgtggtggttttttttttttgttggattatTAATAGGATATGAAGCTTTGTTAATTTGGTTGGTTTTGGATTTATGGGGTTTGGATTTCACATCAGCAGCATTCTGggtatgttttgtttttatcttttactAGTTTTCCTACTAACACAGAATCTCTCTTTTCTACATTCTTGCACACGCGTTGGTGCACAGATACAACAATTGCATTTTATGCATGCACTCTATAAGATTTTAGTGGAGTTTTCTGGGTCATGTTTGGCTTCTGATAAAACTAAACTTAAACTAAAAGTAAGGAATAATATTGTGaactttgatttatttaattttgttgtttggttttggggttagaaagaaaaaggagggaAAATCAACAAGCTGAATGGTTAAGGCCATGGTCGACTGGgaatttggtttgttgatttGGCATTCGACTATTTTATACTTCTATCTGTTTTATCTCCTTCAAATATGGGAGTTTCCTGGAGTTATTATTGGCATTTTCTTGGGATCACTTCTGATACTAGTCTCTCCGTCATATGCTTTCATTGCAGTTTTATGAGAACTAAGTAGAAGCTTGGTCGTCTATGAAGTCATTGAAGTCATGGAAATGGCTTTTTAAGAAACGGAATGCCTTGTCTGATGGGGTATGGCTTTCTTCTTGTCTTTGCttcttataattaaaaaattgatagtaGTTTGGAAGACAGAGGTTTATAAGAACCTGTCTCATGTTTTAGGAATAAGATTGATGTTTTTAGAGCTCTTAAAGTTATGATGCTTGTGTAGGGAAAATGTGGGTTCAAGATGAAGCAGCTGCCGTTTATGGGAGTTGTGTGTACAGTTACGTTGTTCATTGTGTATAGAATCACAAATTATCAGTATCAGCAGACAGAGGTACCGTGAACCCGTCAGTTAGATGTCTAGTTGCTGACCCTCTCCTGGTCAAATTCAGCTtgtttaatacttttttttattcactaaTTCACATGATAACATTCTTGCATTTGAGTGCTTCAATGAAAAAATGCCtagaaataaataaaccaaaactaTATACTTATtaatttgagtttgaattttaCCCATAATATTCATTTTGCAAACTGTGCTAATGTTTAGCTATTGGCTGTTGCTAGTTGGCTATCCATAACTTCTTTTTGTTGGTAGATCAATAGGGCTTGCAAAATCTTCATTCTTATATTTGATTTCTCCATTCCCTTTTTACTTTATAGTGATTCTTAAGTTAATCTTTTGTTATTGTCCTAATTATTTGTCTGCTGACGTTTTCCTCTCTTTATCAGATGGAAGGAAAATTTATTCCTTTTGACACCATTAAGGTAAGAACTATAGTATTAGCATTTACCTTGTCAAGTTTGTTATTCatttatttgcttgtttgcCCATAAACCTTTTTAGTTGGAACCTCAGTAGTTATTGTTAATTACATTTAATTCGTCAACCttgatttataaattattggAATTGCCAAGCTGATTTAATACTTGCATGGGTTGGATGAGTTATATTGGAATATGGATGTATGTTCTGCATCTTGATGATCATTCTACCGTGTTTTGATGTTCTTTTCTAGGAATCTCATTTGGGATCCAGAAGTTTGGGTGGTTTGCCTCATGGTATAATTCAAGCTAGGTCAGATTTGGAGTTAAGGCCTCTATGGTCAACAAGTAGTTCACGGTCAAAGGTTAGATTCTGATCCTATGATAACATTGGTTTCCAAACTTCTTTCAAAAATGTGTGCTTACTTTTCTGGCTATAGAAAAACTGTTGGATGATATTAGAATATTAGTAGACTTGTTAGTCTTGTTGCAAGATGTGTTACTAATGCAAAAGAATCAGATAATTATTTCTAGTGACATGTGGTGGCCATGGAATTACAGGAAAATGGTTATAGAAGTCGTAACTTGCTGGCAATGCCAGTTGGTATTAAGCAAAAGCGTAATGTCAATGCTATTGTGCAGAAGGTAAtacattttctctttttgatatTAATACTGCTATCCAGTGAAATTCTATACctaatttcattaaattcaGTTTCTTCCAGagaattttactattattttattccATTATGATGGCAAATTGGATGGGTGGTGGGATCTTGACTGGAATAATAAGGCGATACACATAGTTGCTCAGAATCAAACAAAGTGGTAAGCTGGAATTGTAACATATATTGTGGCtttaatttttagttattggatatttttatcTTCTGTTGGATGAGattttgtaacaaaatattttaattatagatCTTCTAACGAGCCAGGATTCAATTTAACACATAATTTCTCTAGGAAAATAAATCCGTTAGGTTTTGTGAGCAATGCAGGAGTTTGAACAACAGGTTTTGTACAGTTGGCGGTCTAGATGACGCAACCCGCAACTCAACAGTTGGGACTGGTTTTGAAAGAGAATGCATTAAGCAACCAacttgtgatatatatatatattactttttattataatttaaattgttGTCTTTATTCCTTAAATTTAACAGCCGGATAACTTATTACTGTGGGGGATGGACTGTGACTTGGATTATCTAATGAATatgaatataaaattggttCCTAGGTGAACTTATCAATTTGCAAGTCCTACTATTGCCGTCGGTTAATGTGTGTTAATGCTATTCCTGCCTTATTTGttggtttttcttatttttccccTCTTTTCAGGTGGTTTGCAAAGCGCTTTCTACATCCAGATGTTGTGTCAATTTATGATTACATATTTCTTTGGGATGAAGATTTGGGGGTTGATAATTTTAACCCAGAAAGGTACACTACATGGGCTTGTAGGGCATTTTTTGAAGTTGCATGCCTCTGTAATTCAAGTGTTGTTTAGATAATTAAGTCAAACTAAGTGTAATGGTTATTATTGTGATAGTATATGACCTGCATAATTATGGTTCAAGTTAAAAGTAAAGATCTTGGTGGGTAGGACTTTTAGTTTGTAAGGGTATTTTCTGAAGGGTATTTTCAACTGTAGTTGATCTGATCTTATGTATAGTTAAAACTACACTAAGGCTTGTTTAGTATATATTTGGTTATATCTACTTCCAAATTTCTCTCATATATTTTTGCAACCCATGAAAGATGCCTtcttgaattaaaaattttagtatcTGATTGTTTTACCATTCGATTTCTCTAGTTCTCTTTACTATACAAGGAAGGAAATCAACTGTCTGATTTTCAATTCATTGCAGTTATTTTGCTCCTACTAAACCCTATAAACGTATGATAATAAGTTATTACTTGGGCTAGTTGATTACTTTAAGTAATGTTGCTTATTAATCCATTTTTTCTTTGGGCAGTTTCAAAGAagggttttgtgtgtgtgtgtgtattcttGGTTTCTAGTT
The sequence above is drawn from the Castanea sativa cultivar Marrone di Chiusa Pesio chromosome 5, ASM4071231v1 genome and encodes:
- the LOC142637170 gene encoding uncharacterized protein LOC142637170 isoform X1, with the translated sequence MKSLKSWKWLFKKRNALSDGGKCGFKMKQLPFMGVVCTVTLFIVYRITNYQYQQTEMEGKFIPFDTIKESHLGSRSLGGLPHGIIQARSDLELRPLWSTSSSRSKENGYRSRNLLAMPVGIKQKRNVNAIVQKFLPENFTIILFHYDGKLDGWWDLDWNNKAIHIVAQNQTKWWFAKRFLHPDVVSIYDYIFLWDEDLGVDNFNPERYLDIVKREGLEISQPALDPNSTDIHHRITIRARTKKFHRRVYDSRGSVKCSDASEGPPCTGFVEGMAPVFSRSAWHCTWHLIQNDLVHGWGMDMKLGYCAQGDRTRKVGVVDSEYIVHKGIQTLGGSGLPAKKPSNPEELTKRHGATAFDVRTEIRRQSTWELQMFKERWNQAVEEDKNWVDPFKQDKKRRRRKREHRVFNF
- the LOC142637170 gene encoding uncharacterized protein LOC142637170 isoform X2; this encodes MKSLKSWKWLFKKRNALSDGGKCGFKMKQLPFMGVVCTVTLFIVYRITNYQYQQTEMEGKFIPFDTIKESHLGSRSLGGLPHGIIQARSDLELRPLWSTSSSRSKENGYRSRNLLAMPVGIKQKRNVNAIVQKFLPENFTIILFHYDGKLDGWWDLDWNNKAIHIVAQNQTKWWFAKRFLHPDVVSIYDYIFLWDEDLGVDNFNPERYLDIVKREGLEISQPALDPNSTDIHHRITIRARTKKFHRRVYDSRGSVKCSDASEGPPCTGFVEGMAPVFSRSAWHCTWHLIQNDLVHGWGMDMKLGYCAQGDRTRKVGVVDSEYIVHKGIQTLGGSGLPAKKRHGATAFDVRTEIRRQSTWELQMFKERWNQAVEEDKNWVDPFKQDKKRRRRKREHRVFNF